In Triticum aestivum cultivar Chinese Spring chromosome 5B, IWGSC CS RefSeq v2.1, whole genome shotgun sequence, the following proteins share a genomic window:
- the LOC123113624 gene encoding uncharacterized protein yields MEAVRAEHQRCSQCIHQGESALAKLLCFSLVYACVCVCRGFHHVDVCVFMREVESCVRQLGVEEVEVALRGEAAPTGAAVADVETRALVVYEGPAAGDGVPVPPAVTEGVAVAGVEMGAVVVYEGPAAGDGGVTQVGVLATLDDEPQGEAGQIVPAGSVDSTALAQPGLCYLPLQMLPPDDGIPWLPWAGSGARQSRRRADMVRAWVRDQLQHKHRLPRDLPLCYIGEKVLCRSDMNLGHARLLLPAPARGRLCRAFLYPFEIAACGFNTNDPKPITIPGVRATPTTFPGVPLSVYVSSGRRGRGQCKSDRLKLNKFHRNDATVINGQGYRSFMVDCGLEAGDGVEVWAFRWPPGIRPCLLIAKKDGVRARARNP; encoded by the exons ATGGAGGCCGTGAGGGCTGAGCACCAAAGATGTAGCCAATGTATTCATCAAGGAGAGAGTGCCTTGGCAAAGCTCTTGTGCTTCTCCTtggtgtatgcgtgtgtgtgtgtgtgcagaggTTTTCACCATGTGGATGTGTGTGTGTTCATGAGAGAAGTAGAGAGTTGTGTGAGGCAGCTCGGGGTAGAAGAAGTAGAAGTGGCGCTGCGAG GTGAGGCGGCGCCAACAGGCGCTGCGGTCGCGGACGTGGAGACGAGGGCCCTCGTCGTCTACGAGGGCCCCGCGGCCGGGGACGGCGTGCCGGTGCCGCCCGCGGTGACCGAGGGCGTTGCGGTCGCGGGCGTCGAGATGGGGGCCGTCGTTGTGTACGAGGGCCCCGCGGCCGGGGACGGCGGGGTAACCCAGGTCGGGGTTTTGGCAACGCTGGACGACGAGCCGCAGGGCGAGGCCGGGCAGATCGTCCCGGCCGGCAGCGTCGACTCTACCGCGCTGGCCCAACCGGGTCTGTGCTATCTCCCCCTGCAGATGCTGCCGCCGGACGACGGGATCCCGTGGCTCCCCTGGGCAGGCAGCGGCGCACGCCAGTCGAGGCGGAGGGCCGACATGGTGCGGGCGTGGGTGCGCGACCAGCTCCAGCACAAACATCGCCTGCCCAGGGACCTGCCGCTGTGCTACATCGGGGAGAAGGTCCTGTGCCGGTCCGACATGAACCTGGGGcacgcccgcctcctcctcccggccCCCGCGCGCGGCCGCCTCTGCCGAGCCTTCCTCTACCCCTTCGAGATCGCCGCGTGCGGCTTCAACACCAACGACCCCAAGCCGATTACGATCCCCGGGGTGAGGGCCACGCCGACGACATTCCCGGGCGTGCCCTTGTCCGTCTACGTCAGCAGCGGGCGCCGGGGGCGCGGCCAGTGCAAGTCTGACCGCCTGAAGCTCAACAAGTTCCATCGCAACGACGCCACCGTCATCAACGGTCAGGGGTACAGGAGCTTCATGGTGGACTGCGGCCTGGAggccggcgacggcgtcgaggtGTGGGCGTTCCGGTGGCCGCCTGGGATCCGTCCGTGCCTTCTGATCGCCAAGAAGGACGGCGTCCGCGCCCGCGCCCGAAACCCGTAG
- the LOC123113623 gene encoding YTH domain-containing protein ECT3 — protein MAPAAARAADHAADLLHKLSLDPKGVAGQGKEAQRKVSAAPNGRLNGVVASPSPQVASAGQWPAMGLQDYKNANMYGAGADAYQYYYGGWGDYSVYVGLDGAESLNPGAYGDMYCYPQYGVASSGYDGQMYGSQHYQYPSTFLQPQTTSTTKPAYKPNAGKSDPLPQKDASAAPAAYQKPGLVNASKANSTSADGSTGLKKTTYPVKPSGRSASYQNNGDKAAYPSYGGHTQQKLPVGNTTSTASNPKTKGLLGQNSAMGPQTPGYMSSMYSSVMYNANAYGPDYWYGSHLYGSGMYGGWNVLSDGKYKPRPKTYGSYRFGNENIDGLNELKRGPRSTAIKNEQGTGEAAVAPAKGQELPTGDASNAVVQDQYNKADFAETYSDAKFFIIKSYSEDDVHKSIKYNVWASTPSGNKRLDAAYQAAKDKSSNSPVFLLFSVNTSGQFIGLAEMVGQVDFNKTVEYWQQDKWTGCFPVKWHIVKDIPNTLLKHIILEYNENKPVTNSRDTQEVRLEQGLQVLKIFKDHVCKTSMLDDFGFYDNREKIMQEKKSKRQQPLEKIMNKKPLSVNNTENQDVDGKQGMMNKKPLSTSNTENQDVDAKQGLQELKVLGEKNPVVENGVAAGAVNGVAPTDAGPAAVAVVC, from the exons ATGGCccccgccgccgctcgcgccgccgACC ACGCCGCGGATTTGCTGCACAAGCTGTCGCTGGATCCAAAGGGCGTGGCCGGCCAGGGCAAAGAGGCGCAGAGGAAG GTCTCGGCAGCGCCCAATGGCAGGCTGAACGGCGTGGTGGCGTCTCCAAGCCCTCAGGTGGCGTCGGCGGGGCAGTGGCCAGCCATGGGGCTGCAGGACTACAAGAACGCCAACATGTATGGTGCTGGCGCTGACGCCTACCAGTATTACTATGGAG GCTGGGGGGATTATTCAGTGTATGTGGGCCTTGACGGAGCAGAGTCACTTAACCCT GGTGCTTATGGGGACATGTATTGCTATCCTCAGTATGGTGTTGCTTCATCTGGGTATGATGGGCAGATGTACGGATCTCAGCATTACCAGTACCCATCCACGTTTCTCCAGCCACAGACTACTAGCACCACTAAGCCAGCGTACAAGCCTAATGCTGGCAAATCAGATCCTTTACCGCAGAAGGATGCTTCTGCTGCACCTGCTGCTTATCAGAAGCCTGGATTAGTGAATGCTTCCAAAGCCAATTCAACCAGCGCTGATGGTTCAACAGGTCTGAAGAAAACGACATACCCCGTGAAACCAAGTGGGCGTTCAGCTAGTTATCAGAACAATGGTGATAAAGCTGCTTATCCATCGTATGGTGGTCATACTCAGCAGAAACTCCCTGTTGGAAATACTACATCAACTGCTTCTAATCCTAAAACCAAG GGATTGCTTGGGCAAAACTCTGCAATGGGGCCACAGACACCTGGGTACATGAGTTCCATGTACTCTAGTGTCATGTACAATGCAAATGCATATGGACCTGACTATTGGTATGGATCTCACCTCTATGGCTCTGGTATGTATGGTGGGTGGAATGTGCTGTCAGATGGAAAGTACAAGCCCAGACCAAAAACCTATGGATCATATCGTTTCGGTAATGAGAACATAGATGGCTTGAATGAGCTGAAGAGAGGGCCAAGAAGCACTGCCATTAAAAATGAGCAGGGTACTGGAGAAGCTGCTGTTGCACCTGCAAAAGGACAGGAGCTTCCTACTGGCGATGCCTCAAATGCAGTTGTGCAGGATCAGTACAATAAGGCTGACTTTGCTGAAACTTACTCAGATGCCAAGTTCTTCATTATAAAATCTTACAGCGAGGATGATGTTCACAAGAGCATCAAGTACAATGTTTGGGCAAGCACCCCCAGTGGAAATAAAAGGCTTGATGCTGCTTATCAAGCAGCTAAAGACAAATCAAGCAATTCACCTGTATTTCTATTGTTCTCT GTCAACACCAGCGGTCAGTTCATTGGACTTGCTGAGATGGTTGGCCAGGTTGATTTTAACAAGACAGTTGAATACTGGCAGCAAGACAAGTGGACTGGCTGCTTCCCCGTCAAGTGGCACATTGTAAAGGACATTCCCAACACTCTATTGAAGCACATTATTCTTGAGTATAACGAAAACAAACCAGTGACAAACAGCAGAGATACCCAGGAG GTTAGGCTTGAGCAAGGGCTTCAGGTGCTAAAGATTTTCAAGGATCATGTCTGCAAGACATCCATGTTGGATGACTTTGGCTTTTATGATAACCGCGAGAAgataatgcaagagaagaaatccaagcgACAGCAGCCACTGGAGAAG ATCATGAACAAAAAGCCGCTTTCTGTCAACAACACTGAAAACCAAGATGTCGATGGGAAGCAGGGGATGATGAACAAAAAGCCGCTTTCTACCAGCAACACTGAAAATCAAGATGTTGATGCAAAGCAGGGGCTGCAGGAACTCAAGGTCCTAGGAGAGAAAAACCCTGTGGTGGAAAACGGTGTGGCGGCAGGGGCTGTAAATGGTGTTGCCCCAACAGACGCAGGCCCAGCAGCGGTCGCAGTTGTCTGTTGA
- the LOC123113626 gene encoding YTH domain-containing protein ECT4 isoform X2: MAAAAAAADQATNLLQKLSLDAKTEAIDAPAAKEKASGGLGGKLNGVAATRNPRAAEQWANPQDYSDASMYYGAYPAAYYCAGWGDYSMYLNQDGVETPAAGAYGDMYCYPQYGHDGQMYGSQQYQYPSSYHQPQNTAISAPKATSNSVDEVKGLKKTSTPLNPSGNNGSYLNQSSRPAYPWYGGQIYQGKQQKPSSGNPTSTDSNPKSKVQSKNQNTQPLPPLMSLPNSPLASMYAANGMYNSSAYGGFWYGSQFYGPGMYGGWNNLSDGKYKPRGRTAYGSYGFPNENLDGLNELKRGPRSGLSNNQHGFVPAAATAVKAQDVSATDGSNAVVQDQYNGSDLADTYENAKFFIIKSYSEDDVHKSIKYNVWASTPNGNRKLDSAYLEAKSGNSPVFLLFSVNTSGQFVGLAEMVGQVDFDKTVEHWQQDKWTGCFPVKWHIVKDIPNNLLKHIILEYNENKPVTNSRDTQEVKLEQGLQVLKIFKDHVSKTSILDDFSFYDNREKIMQERKSQRQHQLKKITSPKLLPTVDNTENDSGNAQESQKPEVTGENKSAAEDNVVAAAASGVAPEDANPTAASLAVANGC, translated from the exons AGGCTACCAATTTGCTGCAGAAGCTATCCCTTGATGCCAAGACTGAAGCCATCGACGCGCCGGCGGCGAAGGAGAAG GCGTCCGGAGGGCTGGGCGGCAAGCTGAATGGTGTTGCGGCGACTCGCAACCCACGGGCGGCCGAGCAGTGGGCAAATCCACAGGATTACAGCGATGCGAGCATGTATTATGGCGCCTACCCTGCTGCTTACTATTGCGCAG GCTGGGGTGATTATTCCATGTACTTGAATCAGGATGGAGTGGAAACACCTGCCGCT GGTGCCTATGGTGACATGTACTGCTATCCTCAATATGGGCATGATGGTCAGATGTATGGGTCACAGCAATATCAGTACCCATCATCATACCACCAGCCCCAGAATACTGCCA TCAGTGCTCCCAAAGCCACTTCAAACAGCGTTGATGAGGTAAAAGGTCTGAAGAAGACATCCACACCACTGAACCCGAGTGGGAACAATGGTAGTTACCTGAACCAAAGTAGCAGACCAGCTTATCCATGGTACGGTGGCCAAATCTACCAGGGAAAACAGCAGAAGCCTTCTAGTGGCAATCCTACTTCAACCGATTCAAATCCTAAAAGCAAGGTTCAGTCGAAGAATCAGAATACCCAACCTCTTCCTCCTCTAATG AGTTTACCTAACTCACCGTTGGCTTCAATGTATGCTGCTAATGGAATGTACAACAGCAGTGCCTATGGTGGCTTTTGGTATGGATCCCAATTTTATGGGCCAGGAATGTATGGTGGGTGGAATAATCTGTCGGATGGAAAATACAAGCCCCGAGGGAGGACAGCATATGGATCGTATGGATTCCCCAATGAAAACTTGGATGGTTTGAATGAGTTGAAGAGAGGACCACGGAGTGGACTCTCTAATAACCAACATGGCTTTGTACCTGCTGCTGCGACAGCTGTCAAAGCACAGGATGTTTCTGCTACTGATGGCTCTAATGCAGTTGTGCAGGATCAGTACAACGGGTCTGACTTAGCTGACacttacgaaaatgccaagttcttTATTATTAAGTCATACAGCGAGGATGATGTTCACAAGAGCATCAAGTACAATGTTTGGGCCAGCACACCTAATGGAAATAGAAAGCTTGACAGTGCTTATCTAGAAGCTAAATCTGGCAATTCTCCTGTGTTCCTTCTCTTCTCT GTTAACACCAGTGGGCAGTTTGTTGGTCTCGCTGAGATGGTTGGCCAGGTTGATTTTGACAAGACGGTGGAACACTGGCAGCAAGACAAGTGGACTGGTTGTTTCCCTGTCAAGTGGCACATTGTCAAGGATATTCCCAACAACTTGTTAAAGCATATCATTCTCGAGTATAATGAAAACAAACCTGTGACAAACAGCAGAGATACACAGGAG GTCAAGCTCGAGCAAGGCCTTCAGGTGTTGAAGATTTTCAAGGATCATGTCTCCAAAACATCCATCCTGGATGACTTCAGCTTTTATGATAACCGTGAGAAGATAATGCAAGAGAGGAAATCACAGCGGCAGCATCAACTGAAGAAG ATCACGAGTCCGAAGCTGCTGCCTACTGTTGACAACACTGAAAATGATTCCGGCAATGCGCAGGAATCGCAGAAGCCTGAAGTTACCGGAGAGAACAAATCTGCGGCGGAAGACAATGTGGTGGCGGCTGCCGCGAGTGGCGTTGCCCCGGAAGATGCTAACCCCACAGCCGCAAGCTTGGCTGTCGCAAATGGCTGCTGA
- the LOC123113626 gene encoding YTH domain-containing protein ECT3 isoform X1 yields the protein MAAAAAAADQATNLLQKLSLDAKTEAIDAPAAKEKASGGLGGKLNGVAATRNPRAAEQWANPQDYSDASMYYGAYPAAYYCAGWGDYSMYLNQDGVETPAAGAYGDMYCYPQYGHDGQMYGSQQYQYPSSYHQPQNTASKPQYKSKTDKLAPSKDISSAVADPLPAVVSAPKATSNSVDEVKGLKKTSTPLNPSGNNGSYLNQSSRPAYPWYGGQIYQGKQQKPSSGNPTSTDSNPKSKVQSKNQNTQPLPPLMSLPNSPLASMYAANGMYNSSAYGGFWYGSQFYGPGMYGGWNNLSDGKYKPRGRTAYGSYGFPNENLDGLNELKRGPRSGLSNNQHGFVPAAATAVKAQDVSATDGSNAVVQDQYNGSDLADTYENAKFFIIKSYSEDDVHKSIKYNVWASTPNGNRKLDSAYLEAKSGNSPVFLLFSVNTSGQFVGLAEMVGQVDFDKTVEHWQQDKWTGCFPVKWHIVKDIPNNLLKHIILEYNENKPVTNSRDTQEVKLEQGLQVLKIFKDHVSKTSILDDFSFYDNREKIMQERKSQRQHQLKKITSPKLLPTVDNTENDSGNAQESQKPEVTGENKSAAEDNVVAAAASGVAPEDANPTAASLAVANGC from the exons AGGCTACCAATTTGCTGCAGAAGCTATCCCTTGATGCCAAGACTGAAGCCATCGACGCGCCGGCGGCGAAGGAGAAG GCGTCCGGAGGGCTGGGCGGCAAGCTGAATGGTGTTGCGGCGACTCGCAACCCACGGGCGGCCGAGCAGTGGGCAAATCCACAGGATTACAGCGATGCGAGCATGTATTATGGCGCCTACCCTGCTGCTTACTATTGCGCAG GCTGGGGTGATTATTCCATGTACTTGAATCAGGATGGAGTGGAAACACCTGCCGCT GGTGCCTATGGTGACATGTACTGCTATCCTCAATATGGGCATGATGGTCAGATGTATGGGTCACAGCAATATCAGTACCCATCATCATACCACCAGCCCCAGAATACTGCCAGTAAGCCACAATACAAGTCTAAAACTGACAAGCTAGCCCCATCAAAGGATATTTCCTCTGCTGTTGCTGATCCGCTGCCTGCTGTAGTCAGTGCTCCCAAAGCCACTTCAAACAGCGTTGATGAGGTAAAAGGTCTGAAGAAGACATCCACACCACTGAACCCGAGTGGGAACAATGGTAGTTACCTGAACCAAAGTAGCAGACCAGCTTATCCATGGTACGGTGGCCAAATCTACCAGGGAAAACAGCAGAAGCCTTCTAGTGGCAATCCTACTTCAACCGATTCAAATCCTAAAAGCAAGGTTCAGTCGAAGAATCAGAATACCCAACCTCTTCCTCCTCTAATG AGTTTACCTAACTCACCGTTGGCTTCAATGTATGCTGCTAATGGAATGTACAACAGCAGTGCCTATGGTGGCTTTTGGTATGGATCCCAATTTTATGGGCCAGGAATGTATGGTGGGTGGAATAATCTGTCGGATGGAAAATACAAGCCCCGAGGGAGGACAGCATATGGATCGTATGGATTCCCCAATGAAAACTTGGATGGTTTGAATGAGTTGAAGAGAGGACCACGGAGTGGACTCTCTAATAACCAACATGGCTTTGTACCTGCTGCTGCGACAGCTGTCAAAGCACAGGATGTTTCTGCTACTGATGGCTCTAATGCAGTTGTGCAGGATCAGTACAACGGGTCTGACTTAGCTGACacttacgaaaatgccaagttcttTATTATTAAGTCATACAGCGAGGATGATGTTCACAAGAGCATCAAGTACAATGTTTGGGCCAGCACACCTAATGGAAATAGAAAGCTTGACAGTGCTTATCTAGAAGCTAAATCTGGCAATTCTCCTGTGTTCCTTCTCTTCTCT GTTAACACCAGTGGGCAGTTTGTTGGTCTCGCTGAGATGGTTGGCCAGGTTGATTTTGACAAGACGGTGGAACACTGGCAGCAAGACAAGTGGACTGGTTGTTTCCCTGTCAAGTGGCACATTGTCAAGGATATTCCCAACAACTTGTTAAAGCATATCATTCTCGAGTATAATGAAAACAAACCTGTGACAAACAGCAGAGATACACAGGAG GTCAAGCTCGAGCAAGGCCTTCAGGTGTTGAAGATTTTCAAGGATCATGTCTCCAAAACATCCATCCTGGATGACTTCAGCTTTTATGATAACCGTGAGAAGATAATGCAAGAGAGGAAATCACAGCGGCAGCATCAACTGAAGAAG ATCACGAGTCCGAAGCTGCTGCCTACTGTTGACAACACTGAAAATGATTCCGGCAATGCGCAGGAATCGCAGAAGCCTGAAGTTACCGGAGAGAACAAATCTGCGGCGGAAGACAATGTGGTGGCGGCTGCCGCGAGTGGCGTTGCCCCGGAAGATGCTAACCCCACAGCCGCAAGCTTGGCTGTCGCAAATGGCTGCTGA